The following are encoded in a window of Symbiobacterium terraclitae genomic DNA:
- a CDS encoding phosphotransferase has translation MKGLLNAKRLQDWLSRGLGFAVWAVEATPVTGATSSSLYRLLVRGAGQEHRLILRLFTNESWRAEEPDLVRHEAACLRRAQGSEVPVPRLVATDESGDACGAPAVLMTELPGRVDLMPPDRTAWLRAMAEALAAIHRVDAHGFAWQYRPYKDLSALEVPAWSRRPDAWARAIRLVQAPPPASRRCFIHRDFHPCNVIWEGGRLSGVVDWVNGCQGPGGVDVGHCRVNLALLTGVPEADAFLAFYREAAGASFSYHPYWDLVALMDFLTGPPAVYPGWTAFGVTGLTDRLVAERTEAYLESLLKQY, from the coding sequence GTGAAGGGGTTGCTGAATGCGAAGCGGCTGCAGGACTGGTTGAGCAGGGGCCTTGGGTTCGCAGTGTGGGCGGTTGAGGCCACGCCTGTAACAGGCGCAACTTCGTCATCGCTCTATCGCCTCCTGGTGCGGGGTGCGGGCCAGGAGCACCGCCTCATCCTGAGGCTGTTCACCAACGAGTCGTGGCGTGCCGAGGAGCCGGACCTCGTCCGGCATGAGGCCGCCTGTCTCAGGCGGGCACAGGGGTCGGAGGTGCCCGTTCCCCGGCTCGTAGCGACCGACGAGTCGGGCGACGCATGCGGCGCGCCTGCCGTGCTGATGACGGAGCTTCCCGGCCGCGTTGACCTGATGCCGCCAGATCGCACGGCCTGGCTGAGGGCCATGGCGGAGGCGCTGGCGGCGATTCACCGGGTGGACGCACACGGGTTTGCCTGGCAGTACAGGCCTTACAAGGACCTGAGCGCCCTGGAGGTTCCCGCCTGGTCCCGCAGGCCCGATGCGTGGGCGCGGGCCATCCGCCTCGTCCAGGCGCCTCCACCGGCTTCCCGCCGCTGCTTCATCCACCGGGACTTCCACCCCTGCAACGTGATCTGGGAGGGAGGGCGTCTCAGCGGGGTGGTGGACTGGGTCAACGGGTGCCAGGGTCCGGGCGGCGTCGACGTCGGGCACTGCCGGGTGAACCTCGCACTCCTGACGGGCGTGCCGGAAGCCGACGCCTTCCTGGCATTCTACCGGGAGGCGGCGGGCGCATCCTTCAGCTACCACCCGTACTGGGACCTGGTCGCCCTCATGGACTTCCTGACGGGCCCCCCTGCGGTCTACCCCGGTTGGACGGCCTTCGGCGTAACCGGGCTGACGGATCGGCTGGTGGCGGAGCGAACGGAGGCGTACCTGGAGAGCTTGCTCAAACAGTACTGA
- a CDS encoding NUDIX hydrolase — MREKVIAYVVRRRAQRIQLLVFDHVGMPEAGTQVPAGTVNPCETPVEAVLREVSEEVGVADPEVVAYLGQYCYFSAGRHEHHLRHVFLLTPPAPLPESWTITVGGDGEDRGLLFHCFWIDVAYAAAALAGEQGLYLDPARCAELLPPSVHRRTTMSPLPSSVYRVGVLL, encoded by the coding sequence GTGAGGGAGAAGGTGATTGCGTACGTCGTGAGGCGGCGGGCGCAGCGAATCCAGTTGCTTGTCTTCGACCACGTGGGCATGCCGGAGGCCGGCACCCAGGTGCCCGCAGGCACCGTGAACCCCTGCGAGACACCTGTGGAGGCAGTACTCCGGGAGGTCTCCGAGGAGGTGGGAGTGGCCGACCCCGAGGTGGTGGCGTACCTCGGACAGTACTGCTACTTCTCCGCTGGCCGCCATGAGCATCACCTCCGGCACGTGTTCCTGCTCACCCCGCCGGCGCCGCTGCCGGAGAGTTGGACGATCACGGTCGGCGGGGACGGAGAAGACCGCGGGCTCCTCTTCCACTGCTTCTGGATCGATGTGGCGTACGCTGCCGCCGCCCTGGCCGGCGAGCAGGGCCTGTACCTTGATCCCGCACGGTGTGCGGAGCTGCTGCCACCGTCGGTGCATCGTCGAACCACCATGTCACCGCTGCCGTCGTCGGTGTATCGTGTGGGGGTGCTCCTTTGA
- a CDS encoding Fur family transcriptional regulator — protein MLKDIYTRLLERGHKLTPQRWAIIAIFLMNRGRHLSADDVYSMLKETHPNNGIATVYRTLELLEEIEVLKKLDFGDGRARYEVRDEDNHHHHHLVCQSCGKIIEFEDDLLGALEMAIERKTGFRINDHVAKFFGTCAECQAKEAAQS, from the coding sequence ATGCTGAAGGACATATACACCCGGCTGCTGGAACGGGGCCATAAGCTTACGCCCCAGCGCTGGGCGATTATCGCGATTTTCCTGATGAACAGGGGGCGCCACCTCTCAGCCGATGATGTCTACTCCATGCTGAAGGAGACCCATCCCAACAACGGCATCGCCACGGTTTACCGCACGCTGGAGCTGCTGGAGGAGATCGAGGTCCTCAAGAAGCTGGACTTCGGCGACGGTCGTGCCCGCTACGAGGTGCGGGACGAGGACAACCACCACCATCACCACCTGGTCTGCCAGAGCTGCGGGAAGATCATTGAGTTCGAGGACGACCTGTTGGGCGCCCTGGAGATGGCGATCGAGCGCAAGACAGGATTCCGCATAAATGATCACGTTGCGAAGTTCTTTGGCACCTGCGCCGAGTGCCAGGCGAAGGAAGCTGCACAATCCTAG
- a CDS encoding class I SAM-dependent methyltransferase gives MTNSQDLGTKAEVRRQFGTSAEQYLTSTIHAKGEDLALLPDIAGLTGTEEILDVATGTGHTVLALAPHARRVVGVDLTPEMVSIAREQAERRGFGNVSFAVADAETLPFPDGSFDVVTCRIAAHHFPAVERFCREAARVLRPGGRLVVVDNVAPEEPELDRFINEVEKLRDPSHHKAYRLSEWQAFVEGAGLRFTVAHRFTTRVDRENWLGRAATPPAAADQVRALLAGAPAAARDRFAITDDGFVLHKAILIGRKV, from the coding sequence ATGACGAACTCGCAGGATCTAGGCACCAAGGCTGAGGTGCGCCGGCAGTTCGGCACCTCGGCGGAGCAGTATCTCACCAGTACCATCCACGCCAAAGGGGAAGACCTGGCGCTCCTTCCGGACATCGCAGGGCTTACCGGCACCGAGGAGATCCTGGACGTGGCCACCGGCACCGGGCACACCGTCCTCGCACTGGCGCCCCACGCCAGGCGAGTGGTGGGGGTCGACCTGACGCCCGAGATGGTGTCCATCGCCCGTGAGCAGGCCGAGCGGCGGGGGTTCGGCAACGTCAGCTTCGCTGTGGCCGACGCGGAAACGCTGCCCTTCCCTGACGGGTCCTTCGACGTGGTCACCTGCCGCATCGCCGCGCACCATTTCCCCGCCGTGGAGCGCTTCTGCCGGGAGGCGGCCCGGGTGCTCCGCCCCGGCGGCCGGCTGGTGGTGGTGGACAACGTGGCGCCTGAGGAGCCGGAGCTGGACCGGTTCATCAACGAGGTAGAGAAGCTCAGGGATCCCAGCCACCACAAGGCCTACCGCCTCTCCGAGTGGCAGGCCTTCGTGGAGGGGGCCGGGCTGCGGTTCACTGTTGCCCACCGCTTCACCACCCGTGTCGACCGGGAGAACTGGCTTGGCCGCGCCGCCACGCCGCCTGCCGCGGCGGACCAGGTGCGCGCCCTGCTGGCCGGAGCGCCCGCTGCGGCGAGGGACCGGTTTGCGATCACGGACGACGGGTTCGTGCTGCACAAGGCGATCCTGATCGGGCGGAAGGTGTAA
- a CDS encoding FtsK/SpoIIIE family DNA translocase, with translation MAQRRTAAKSRGQGEGAGLYQEVRGLLIAAAGAWFLLSLAGKGGGVLGDLLSHGLRALVGEIGAWALSVLVVWLGLYVIYLRAQQRPFRWDRQAWGILLLFLAFELVVQLVTQGSVAGGGDLENARSGLGGGLVGFVLAVPLTRVFGEAGRWVFVATAALIGLVLGTGLSLGVVLEWLKARFVAGARGAKGVATDFVDLVRRQPGEEGNGGEVAGVPSGRKRMAASEEMNTIGGAPRKSSAEGRSGAAQAELPGAAAGSHTIPIIRQPDLVTEGVTAGPGAAVGADAPAGSAGAGTVGAAATGAAATGAGTIGTGTVGAGVTGAGTTDISTIGTSTLGAGTGGTGTGGRGADAPAKASRTARAGDSAGRKGEETRDVPLVEGEKGQLAIDPSKLGEAYQLPSLSMLPKPQQKSQQNHQDHLARAQLLEHTLRTFGVEARVIEISPGPAVTRYELQPAPGVRVNKFTALADDLALALAAEHVRIEAPIPGKAAVGIEVPNKERLSVHIREVMETPSWLNAGSKLSVAFGKDQAGNPVVGDLAKMPHLLIAGSTGSGKSVCMNTIICSLLFKARPDEVKMMMIDPKMVELSTYNGIPHLMAPVITDVKKAAGYLKGAVKEMENRYELFAAAGVRNITQYNQLCRDDPGPDPEHPRQPLPYVVIFIDELADLMMVAPVDVEDAICRLAQMARACGMHLVIATQSPRVDVITGLIKANIPSRIAFAVSSQVDSRVILDYAGAERLLGKGDMLYHPAGHSKPIRVQGAFIHEREIDQIVKFVKAQAQPVFTAQEVEVEIATRRGHAGGNGDGEPTSALDEAFPQACRIVVEHGQASVSLLQRRLRCNYTKAARLIDMMEERGFIGPHQGSKPREVLLTMPQWQELFGDGGSGGEVASTREE, from the coding sequence GTGGCGCAGCGTCGCACAGCCGCAAAGTCCAGAGGCCAGGGCGAGGGAGCGGGGCTTTACCAGGAGGTGCGCGGTCTCCTCATCGCCGCGGCCGGCGCCTGGTTCTTGCTCTCGTTGGCCGGCAAGGGCGGCGGCGTCCTTGGCGACCTGCTGAGCCACGGCCTTCGGGCCCTCGTGGGCGAGATTGGCGCCTGGGCCCTCTCCGTCCTGGTGGTCTGGCTCGGCCTGTACGTGATCTACCTGCGCGCCCAGCAGCGCCCCTTCCGCTGGGACCGCCAGGCATGGGGGATCCTTCTGCTGTTCCTGGCCTTCGAGCTGGTGGTTCAGCTGGTGACCCAGGGGTCCGTCGCCGGCGGGGGTGACCTGGAGAATGCGCGGTCCGGCCTGGGCGGCGGTCTCGTCGGTTTCGTCCTGGCCGTGCCGCTGACCCGCGTCTTCGGCGAGGCCGGACGCTGGGTTTTCGTAGCAACCGCGGCCCTGATCGGGCTGGTCCTCGGCACCGGGCTGTCTTTGGGCGTCGTCCTCGAGTGGCTGAAGGCCCGCTTCGTCGCCGGTGCCCGCGGTGCCAAGGGCGTGGCCACTGACTTCGTCGACCTGGTGAGGCGCCAGCCCGGCGAGGAGGGCAATGGCGGCGAGGTGGCCGGCGTCCCGTCCGGCCGCAAGCGGATGGCCGCAAGCGAGGAGATGAACACCATCGGCGGCGCGCCGCGGAAGTCCTCGGCCGAAGGGCGCTCCGGGGCTGCGCAGGCGGAGCTGCCGGGTGCGGCCGCGGGCAGCCACACCATCCCGATCATCCGGCAGCCCGATCTTGTGACCGAAGGCGTGACCGCCGGCCCCGGCGCGGCAGTCGGCGCGGACGCGCCGGCCGGCAGCGCAGGCGCCGGGACCGTCGGCGCTGCGGCCACCGGAGCGGCAGCCACCGGAGCGGGTACCATCGGCACGGGCACCGTCGGAGCGGGCGTCACCGGAGCGGGTACCACCGACATATCCACGATCGGAACCAGCACCCTCGGCGCCGGCACGGGCGGCACCGGGACCGGCGGCCGCGGCGCCGACGCCCCAGCCAAGGCCTCCCGGACGGCGCGTGCCGGAGACAGCGCCGGCCGCAAGGGCGAGGAGACCCGAGACGTGCCCCTGGTGGAGGGCGAGAAGGGGCAGCTCGCCATCGACCCCTCCAAACTGGGGGAGGCATACCAACTGCCTTCGCTCTCGATGCTGCCCAAGCCGCAGCAGAAGTCCCAACAGAACCACCAGGACCACCTGGCCCGGGCCCAACTCCTGGAGCACACGCTTCGCACATTCGGCGTGGAGGCGCGGGTGATCGAGATCAGCCCTGGACCCGCCGTTACGCGCTATGAGCTCCAGCCTGCCCCGGGTGTGAGGGTGAATAAGTTCACGGCGCTGGCCGATGACCTGGCGCTCGCCCTCGCGGCGGAGCACGTCCGGATCGAGGCGCCGATCCCCGGCAAGGCTGCGGTGGGCATCGAGGTGCCCAACAAGGAGCGGCTGTCCGTCCACATCCGCGAGGTCATGGAGACGCCCTCGTGGCTGAACGCCGGGTCCAAGCTGTCGGTGGCCTTCGGCAAGGACCAGGCCGGCAACCCCGTGGTGGGAGACCTGGCCAAGATGCCGCACCTGCTCATCGCCGGGTCCACCGGCTCCGGTAAGTCAGTGTGCATGAACACCATCATCTGCTCGCTCCTCTTCAAGGCGCGGCCGGATGAGGTCAAGATGATGATGATCGACCCGAAGATGGTCGAACTCTCCACGTACAACGGCATCCCGCACCTGATGGCGCCGGTGATCACGGACGTCAAGAAGGCCGCCGGCTACCTGAAGGGCGCGGTGAAGGAGATGGAGAACCGCTACGAGCTGTTCGCAGCGGCGGGGGTCCGGAACATCACGCAGTACAACCAGCTCTGCCGTGATGACCCCGGCCCCGATCCCGAGCACCCCCGGCAGCCGCTGCCCTACGTCGTGATCTTCATCGACGAGCTGGCCGACCTGATGATGGTCGCACCGGTGGACGTGGAGGACGCGATCTGCCGGCTCGCCCAGATGGCCCGGGCCTGCGGCATGCACCTGGTGATCGCCACCCAGTCGCCGCGGGTGGACGTCATCACGGGCCTGATCAAGGCCAACATCCCCTCTCGGATCGCCTTCGCCGTCTCGTCGCAGGTGGACTCGCGCGTGATCCTGGACTACGCGGGTGCGGAGCGGCTGCTGGGCAAGGGTGACATGCTGTACCACCCCGCGGGCCACTCCAAACCGATCCGGGTGCAGGGCGCCTTCATCCACGAACGGGAGATCGACCAGATCGTGAAGTTCGTCAAGGCACAGGCCCAGCCCGTCTTCACCGCACAGGAGGTGGAGGTGGAGATCGCGACCCGGCGCGGCCACGCAGGCGGCAACGGCGACGGAGAGCCTACCTCTGCGCTGGACGAGGCGTTCCCGCAGGCCTGCCGCATCGTCGTGGAGCACGGCCAGGCCTCGGTTTCGCTCCTGCAGCGGCGGCTGAGGTGCAACTACACCAAGGCGGCCCGCCTGATCGACATGATGGAGGAGCGGGGCTTCATCGGCCCGCACCAGGGGTCGAAACCGCGGGAGGTGCTGCTCACCATGCCCCAGTGGCAGGAGCTGTTCGGTGACGGCGGCTCGGGCGGCGAGGTCGCCTCGACCCGGGAGGAGTAG
- a CDS encoding YlzJ-like family protein — protein MYGASEYSCAGTGQMVYGASEYSCAGRGQMAYGASGYSSAGGREMAYGASGYTCAGSPLTDSGPVMLWSVMPMELVLEGLSPTLPTMRDVVVDGRLLQVEPGPDGRGTVVRLVSGRAQDYLDPRFQPGARVPLPVEG, from the coding sequence GTGTATGGCGCTTCCGAGTACAGCTGTGCCGGCACGGGCCAGATGGTGTATGGCGCATCCGAGTACAGCTGTGCCGGCAGGGGTCAGATGGCCTATGGCGCCTCCGGGTACAGCAGTGCCGGCGGGCGCGAGATGGCGTACGGCGCCTCAGGGTACACCTGTGCCGGTAGCCCGCTGACGGACAGCGGCCCCGTCATGCTGTGGTCGGTGATGCCGATGGAGCTCGTGCTCGAGGGGCTCTCCCCGACTCTGCCCACCATGCGGGACGTGGTGGTGGATGGGCGGCTGCTGCAGGTGGAGCCCGGGCCGGACGGCCGCGGGACCGTGGTGCGGCTCGTGTCCGGCCGGGCGCAGGACTATCTGGACCCCCGCTTCCAGCCCGGCGCCCGTGTTCCGCTGCCGGTGGAAGGGTGA
- a CDS encoding menaquinone biosynthesis decarboxylase produces MAFRDLHEFIAACEKRGWLKRIKAPVSPYLEIAEITDRVSKMPGGGPALLFENVEGSRFPVLTNTMGSMERICLALGVNHLDEIGERIRELMKLPGPGGGLFDKLGQGLKLLDVAKSTAPRIVSRAPCQEVVLTGDQVDLYQLPVLTTWPKDGGPFITLTNVITRDPVTGGRNIGMYRMQVYDKRTTGMHWHKHKDGQRHYDAHQGSRMPVAVALGGDPATIYSGSAPLPPMIPELMFAGFLRGEPVELVKCKTIDLEVPAHADFILEGYVDTAEPLRPEGPFGDHTGFYSPVDLYPVFHVTAITHRRDAIYPATLVGKPPQEDVYLGKATERIFLPLLQLFLPEVIDYNMPPEGTFHNCVLVKIKKRYPGHARKVVHGMWGLGLMMLSKCIVVVDEHIDLNNYSEVFWYVTSNIDPRRDVFFAEGPLDDLDHASPVWRFGSKMGIDATRKWPEEGHPRPWPDEIEMSPEIKERVTARWREYGFEEADT; encoded by the coding sequence ATGGCCTTTCGCGACCTGCACGAGTTCATCGCGGCCTGTGAGAAGCGGGGGTGGCTGAAACGCATAAAGGCGCCCGTCAGCCCGTACCTGGAGATCGCCGAGATCACTGACCGCGTCTCCAAGATGCCGGGCGGCGGGCCTGCACTGCTGTTCGAAAACGTAGAGGGCTCCCGGTTCCCGGTCCTCACCAACACCATGGGCTCCATGGAGCGGATCTGCCTGGCGCTGGGTGTGAACCACCTGGACGAGATCGGCGAGCGCATCCGGGAGCTGATGAAGCTGCCGGGGCCGGGCGGCGGGCTGTTCGACAAGCTGGGGCAGGGGCTCAAGCTGCTGGACGTGGCCAAGTCCACCGCGCCCCGTATCGTGAGCCGCGCCCCGTGCCAGGAGGTGGTGCTCACCGGCGACCAGGTGGACCTCTACCAGCTGCCGGTGCTCACCACCTGGCCCAAGGACGGCGGGCCCTTCATCACGTTGACCAACGTGATCACCCGCGACCCGGTGACGGGCGGGCGGAACATCGGCATGTACCGGATGCAGGTCTACGACAAGCGCACCACCGGGATGCACTGGCACAAGCACAAGGACGGCCAGCGCCACTACGACGCGCACCAGGGCTCCCGGATGCCTGTGGCGGTCGCCCTCGGCGGCGACCCGGCCACGATCTACTCGGGCAGCGCGCCGCTGCCGCCGATGATCCCTGAGCTGATGTTCGCCGGCTTCCTGCGGGGCGAGCCCGTGGAGCTGGTCAAGTGCAAGACCATCGACCTCGAGGTCCCCGCCCACGCCGACTTCATCCTGGAGGGGTACGTGGACACCGCGGAGCCGCTGCGGCCCGAGGGGCCCTTCGGCGACCACACCGGCTTCTACAGCCCGGTGGACCTCTACCCGGTCTTCCACGTCACCGCCATCACCCACCGCCGCGACGCCATCTACCCGGCCACGCTGGTGGGCAAGCCGCCGCAGGAGGACGTCTACCTCGGCAAGGCCACCGAGCGCATCTTCCTGCCGCTCCTGCAGCTGTTCCTGCCGGAAGTCATCGACTACAACATGCCGCCGGAGGGCACGTTCCACAACTGCGTGCTGGTGAAGATCAAGAAGCGCTACCCCGGCCATGCCCGCAAGGTGGTCCACGGCATGTGGGGCCTGGGCCTCATGATGCTCTCCAAGTGCATCGTGGTCGTGGACGAGCACATCGACCTGAACAACTACAGCGAGGTCTTCTGGTACGTCACGAGCAACATTGACCCCAGGCGCGACGTGTTCTTCGCCGAGGGGCCGCTGGACGACCTGGACCATGCCTCCCCGGTGTGGCGGTTCGGTTCCAAGATGGGCATCGACGCCACCCGCAAGTGGCCGGAGGAGGGCCACCCCCGCCCGTGGCCCGACGAGATCGAAATGTCGCCCGAGATCAAGGAGCGGGTGACCGCCAGGTGGCGCGAGTACGGGTTCGAGGAGGCTGACACGTGA
- a CDS encoding ClpP family protease: MLFRNGYPPTHVPGVTPGPDPVMPERNQSVPAPPLAPKNAPLENLEAIGTTKVPQVSPNIHLLTIIGQVEGHLTLPPQNKTTKYEHIIPQLVAVEQNPDIEGLLLVLNTVGGDVEAGLAIAEMIASMSKPSVSLVLGGGHSIGVPIAVSTTYSFIASTATMTIHPIRLTGLVIGVPQTYEYLDKMQDRVIRFVVANSKTSEARFRELMFRTGELARDVGTIVVGPDAVKEGLIDEVGGLSDAVAKLNQLINERKAARPGVVQ, from the coding sequence ATGCTGTTCAGAAACGGATACCCGCCCACGCACGTCCCCGGAGTGACCCCCGGGCCCGACCCCGTCATGCCGGAACGCAACCAGAGCGTCCCGGCTCCGCCGCTGGCGCCCAAGAATGCCCCCCTCGAAAACCTGGAGGCGATCGGCACCACCAAGGTGCCGCAGGTCTCCCCCAACATCCACCTGCTGACGATCATCGGCCAGGTCGAGGGACACCTCACCCTGCCACCCCAGAACAAGACGACCAAGTACGAGCACATCATCCCGCAGCTGGTGGCCGTGGAGCAGAACCCGGACATCGAGGGGCTGCTGCTGGTGCTCAACACCGTCGGCGGTGACGTGGAGGCCGGACTGGCCATCGCTGAGATGATTGCCAGCATGTCCAAGCCCTCGGTCTCCCTTGTGCTGGGCGGCGGGCACTCCATCGGCGTGCCGATCGCCGTCAGCACGACGTACTCCTTCATCGCCTCCACGGCGACCATGACGATCCACCCCATCCGCCTCACAGGGCTGGTCATCGGCGTCCCACAGACCTACGAGTACCTGGACAAGATGCAGGACCGGGTGATCCGCTTCGTGGTGGCCAACTCGAAGACCAGCGAGGCACGCTTCCGCGAGTTGATGTTCCGCACCGGCGAGCTCGCCCGCGACGTGGGCACGATCGTCGTCGGACCGGACGCCGTCAAGGAGGGGCTGATCGACGAGGTCGGCGGCCTTTCGGACGCGGTGGCGAAACTGAACCAGCTGATCAACGAGCGGAAGGCGGCCAGGCCGGGGGTGGTGCAGTGA
- a CDS encoding VOC family protein — protein sequence MQIALHHVQLAAPPECEEVARSFYGGLLGLEELPKPEGLRGRGGVWFRCGAHEIHIGVEQDFRPARKAHPAFLVDDLDGLRERLERSGVSVREDVPLPGYRRFHASDPFGNRLEFLQALG from the coding sequence GTGCAGATCGCGCTGCACCACGTCCAGCTGGCCGCGCCGCCGGAGTGTGAGGAGGTGGCGAGGTCGTTCTACGGCGGCCTTCTCGGGCTGGAAGAGCTGCCGAAGCCCGAGGGCCTGCGCGGGCGCGGCGGCGTCTGGTTCCGCTGCGGTGCGCACGAGATCCACATCGGCGTGGAACAGGACTTCCGCCCCGCTCGGAAGGCGCACCCCGCGTTTCTCGTGGACGATCTGGACGGGCTGCGTGAGCGGCTGGAGCGAAGCGGCGTGTCCGTGCGGGAAGACGTGCCGCTCCCGGGCTACCGGCGGTTCCACGCCAGCGACCCGTTCGGCAACCGGCTGGAGTTCTTGCAAGCACTTGGGTGA
- a CDS encoding aromatic acid exporter family protein has protein sequence MVGPRLIKTGIAVSLACGLMSLVDPTKGLVGAGVSAALMIAPDEHVGREWARNQFLAAFLGVFTGAVAGWLLGYAPWFAGPVVMVVILLYARLGYPAAAIGGVTNALFILEHADLGFLFAAYRFTSSVVGLIIGWLVNRYVLPYSPARAADQGKQVSQVQQVDQVEQAV, from the coding sequence GTGGTGGGGCCCCGCCTGATCAAGACGGGGATCGCGGTCAGCCTGGCCTGCGGGCTGATGTCCCTGGTGGACCCGACGAAGGGCCTCGTAGGGGCAGGCGTCTCGGCTGCGCTGATGATCGCACCCGACGAGCACGTGGGCCGGGAGTGGGCGCGCAACCAGTTCCTCGCTGCGTTCCTGGGCGTCTTTACGGGCGCAGTGGCCGGCTGGCTGCTGGGATACGCCCCGTGGTTCGCCGGCCCGGTGGTGATGGTGGTCATTCTCCTGTACGCGCGGCTCGGGTACCCGGCGGCGGCCATCGGCGGCGTGACCAATGCCCTGTTCATCCTGGAGCACGCCGACCTGGGCTTCCTGTTCGCCGCCTACCGCTTCACCTCTTCGGTGGTCGGGCTCATTATCGGCTGGCTGGTGAACCGGTACGTGCTGCCCTACTCACCGGCTCGTGCCGCGGATCAGGGCAAACAAGTCAGCCAGGTGCAGCAGGTGGACCAGGTGGAGCAGGCTGTGTAA
- a CDS encoding ribonuclease J produces the protein MARHREKGDKLYVIPLGGLGEIGKNSMAIQYGDDIIVIDAGLSFPDEEMLGIDIVIPDFTYLLENREKVRALLITHGHEDHIGAVSYLLRNLSIPVYATRLTLGLIEGKLGEAGIPLPPESRAVKAGDQIKLGPFTCEFIRVNHSIPDSCAIAVTTPVGTILHTGDFKFDQTPIDGEFADYQRLTELGKKGILALLADSTNAERPGYTPSERSVRPNLERVFRDAKGRILMATFASNVHRLQQAIEISAELGKKVAVVGRSMENTVKIALELGYLNVPEGTIVSIDELRRVPLQNQVILTTGSQGEPMSALSRMSVNDHKAVEIMPGDTVLFAATAIPGNEKSVARTINNLYRRGAEVIYDRSAGVHVSGHASQEEQKMMINLTRPKFFVPIHGEYRMLLKHKQLAEACGVPAENILIGENGTIFEFTRNSAQIAGKVTSGQVLVDGLGVGDVGNIVLRDRKQLAQEGILIVVVAVDREEGIIVGGPEMVSRGFVYVRESEGLLEEAKERVRRTLAEQMDRNVPEWAVLKSSIRDALSRYLYERTHRRPMILPIIIEV, from the coding sequence TTGGCGCGTCACCGCGAAAAAGGCGACAAGCTGTACGTCATCCCCTTAGGGGGGCTTGGCGAGATCGGCAAGAACAGCATGGCGATCCAGTATGGCGATGACATCATCGTCATCGACGCCGGCCTCTCCTTTCCGGACGAGGAGATGCTGGGAATTGATATCGTAATTCCGGATTTCACCTACCTCCTGGAGAACCGGGAGAAGGTACGGGCGCTGCTGATCACCCACGGGCACGAGGACCACATCGGCGCCGTCTCGTACCTGCTCCGCAACCTCTCCATCCCGGTCTACGCCACCCGGCTCACCCTGGGCCTGATCGAGGGCAAGCTGGGCGAGGCCGGGATCCCGCTGCCGCCGGAGTCCCGGGCCGTTAAGGCAGGCGACCAGATCAAGCTGGGGCCGTTCACCTGCGAGTTCATCCGGGTGAACCACTCCATCCCCGACTCCTGCGCCATCGCCGTCACCACCCCGGTCGGCACGATCCTGCACACCGGCGACTTCAAGTTCGACCAGACCCCCATCGACGGCGAGTTCGCCGACTACCAGCGGCTCACCGAGCTGGGCAAGAAGGGCATCCTGGCCCTGCTGGCCGACTCCACCAACGCCGAGCGGCCGGGGTACACCCCGTCGGAGCGGTCGGTCCGGCCGAACCTGGAGCGGGTGTTCCGGGACGCGAAGGGCCGCATCCTGATGGCCACGTTCGCATCCAACGTCCACCGGCTGCAGCAGGCCATCGAGATCTCGGCCGAGCTGGGCAAGAAGGTGGCCGTCGTGGGCCGGTCCATGGAGAACACGGTGAAGATTGCCCTTGAGCTGGGGTACCTGAACGTCCCCGAGGGCACCATCGTCAGCATCGACGAGCTGCGTCGGGTGCCGCTGCAGAACCAGGTGATCCTGACCACCGGTTCGCAGGGCGAGCCCATGTCGGCCCTCAGCCGCATGTCGGTCAACGACCACAAGGCGGTCGAGATCATGCCCGGCGACACCGTGCTCTTCGCCGCCACGGCGATTCCGGGCAACGAGAAGTCGGTGGCCCGCACCATCAACAACCTGTACCGGCGCGGGGCTGAGGTCATCTACGACCGGAGCGCAGGCGTGCACGTCTCCGGCCATGCCAGCCAGGAAGAGCAGAAGATGATGATCAACCTCACCCGGCCGAAGTTCTTCGTGCCGATCCACGGCGAGTACCGCATGCTGCTCAAGCACAAGCAGTTGGCCGAGGCGTGCGGCGTTCCGGCCGAGAACATCCTGATCGGCGAGAACGGCACGATCTTCGAGTTCACCCGGAACAGCGCCCAGATCGCCGGCAAGGTGACGTCCGGCCAGGTGCTGGTCGACGGGCTCGGCGTGGGCGACGTGGGCAACATCGTACTGCGCGACCGGAAGCAGCTGGCCCAGGAAGGCATCCTCATCGTGGTCGTCGCCGTCGACCGCGAGGAGGGGATTATCGTGGGCGGGCCGGAGATGGTCAGCCGTGGCTTCGTCTACGTGCGGGAGTCCGAGGGGCTGCTGGAGGAGGCGAAGGAGCGGGTCCGGCGCACCCTGGCCGAGCAGATGGACCGGAATGTGCCCGAGTGGGCGGTGCTGAAGAGTTCCATCCGGGATGCGCTCTCCCGGTACCTGTACGAGCGCACACACCGCCGTCCGATGATCCTGCCGATCATCATCGAGGTCTGA